A region from the Beduinella massiliensis genome encodes:
- a CDS encoding peroxide stress protein YaaA, with protein sequence MLAILSPAKNMKEGCSPMGETVPIFAHRAESLQERIRALSPWEIESAMRVSPQLAMKAFALHQSFAQAIPRPAAFSYDGLAYRSLDAATLGEEALLSLQARVRILSALYGVLRPLDGIRPYRLEMACRVRVEGKSLYAYWGGDIARALYAQTDVVVNLASEEYASAVRPHVPTHGRLIDVEFQMPHKGRLRVLPTYAKMARGRMARFIAVHAVDDPDDLRGFCEDGWQIDPVRSLGNRMIFTRQAPVSTPED encoded by the coding sequence ATGCTCGCCATTTTGTCGCCCGCAAAAAACATGAAAGAGGGATGCTCCCCGATGGGGGAGACGGTTCCGATCTTCGCGCACCGCGCCGAATCCTTGCAGGAGCGGATACGGGCACTTTCACCTTGGGAGATTGAGAGCGCGATGCGGGTGAGTCCGCAGCTGGCAATGAAGGCATTTGCCCTGCATCAATCGTTTGCCCAGGCGATTCCTCGCCCTGCGGCGTTTTCCTACGACGGCCTGGCGTATCGGAGCCTTGACGCCGCCACGCTGGGCGAGGAGGCGCTTTTAAGTCTCCAGGCGCGCGTACGGATTTTGAGCGCCCTGTACGGCGTGCTGCGCCCATTGGACGGCATCCGTCCGTATCGTCTGGAGATGGCCTGCCGCGTCCGCGTCGAGGGAAAAAGCCTGTACGCATATTGGGGCGGGGACATCGCGCGGGCGCTGTACGCGCAGACGGACGTGGTCGTCAACCTGGCTTCGGAGGAGTATGCTTCCGCCGTGCGTCCCCATGTTCCAACGCATGGACGCCTGATCGACGTGGAATTTCAAATGCCGCACAAAGGGCGGCTTCGCGTGCTGCCAACCTATGCGAAGATGGCACGCGGACGCATGGCGCGGTTCATCGCGGTGCACGCTGTCGACGACCCGGACGACCTGCGCGGCTTCTGTGAGGACGGATGGCAGATAGACCCGGTGAGGTCGCTCGGAAACCGGATGATCTTTACGCGGCAGGCGCCGGTCAGCACTCCTGAAGACTAA
- a CDS encoding DUF6809 family protein, translating into MQSILEERYMGNIGFDAGYSPKNSPFVKSAKRKLDSMEKLNAMLDDTGKELFDTYCDAQGDIEGITRYDTYTDALKFGILLMVEVFTSTYTVAGERGAAKE; encoded by the coding sequence ATGCAAAGCATATTGGAAGAACGATATATGGGAAATATCGGTTTTGATGCTGGATACTCCCCCAAAAACTCGCCCTTTGTCAAATCCGCCAAGCGAAAACTGGACAGCATGGAAAAGCTGAACGCCATGCTGGACGATACCGGGAAGGAACTGTTTGATACATATTGTGATGCACAGGGAGATATTGAGGGGATCACCCGGTATGATACCTATACCGATGCTTTGAAGTTTGGTATCCTGCTTATGGTAGAGGTTTTTACATCCACTTACACCGTGGCAGGTGAAAGGGGTGCGGCGAAAGAATGA
- the murA gene encoding UDP-N-acetylglucosamine 1-carboxyvinyltransferase produces the protein MARFTVRESPPLRGEVRIGTSKNAVLPIMAAALLTKEEVRIKSPPQLSDVHTLLEVLRDCGCETETQEGQLLLRAGTIGSPGGYECMRRMRASVLVMGPLLAREGQAQVTLPGGCAIGQRPIDQHLKGMAALGAEISMEHGGVLLRGRLHGATIYLDMPSVGATENLMMAACLADGTTRIENAAKEPEIVDLAMCLCEMGGHVSGAGTSTLTIEGVKTMHGTQYTPITDRIEAGTMACAAALTGGDLLLTGARSDHLRALLFKLTEAGVHAADTPEGLRVRGRAQHPMEIRTMAYPGFPTDLQAPMMVLCCQTPGTSVFLETIFENRYMHAAELARMGARIRVEDRVAIVEGVKALTGAQVRATDLRAGASLLLAGLCAQGETLVEDDGGHIDRGYERIEEKLRAVGADINRVREKAPGYSEF, from the coding sequence TTGGCACGTTTTACGGTGCGTGAGAGCCCGCCGCTGCGAGGCGAAGTGCGCATCGGGACATCCAAGAACGCGGTGCTGCCCATTATGGCGGCGGCGCTGCTCACCAAAGAGGAAGTCCGCATCAAGAGTCCGCCGCAGCTGAGCGACGTACACACGCTGCTGGAGGTGCTCCGCGACTGCGGGTGTGAGACGGAGACACAGGAGGGCCAGCTCCTGCTCCGCGCGGGCACGATTGGCAGTCCGGGCGGCTACGAATGCATGCGCCGCATGCGCGCGAGCGTGCTGGTCATGGGACCGCTGCTCGCGAGGGAGGGTCAGGCCCAGGTGACGCTGCCAGGCGGCTGTGCGATCGGCCAGCGCCCCATCGATCAGCATCTCAAGGGCATGGCAGCGCTGGGCGCGGAGATATCGATGGAGCACGGCGGCGTATTACTCAGGGGCCGTCTGCACGGGGCGACGATTTACCTCGACATGCCGAGCGTCGGCGCGACGGAGAACCTGATGATGGCAGCCTGCCTCGCGGACGGAACGACCCGTATTGAAAACGCGGCGAAGGAACCGGAAATCGTGGACCTCGCCATGTGCCTTTGTGAGATGGGCGGGCATGTGAGCGGCGCGGGAACGTCGACGTTGACCATCGAGGGCGTGAAGACCATGCACGGTACGCAGTACACCCCCATCACCGACCGCATCGAGGCAGGGACCATGGCCTGCGCTGCGGCGCTGACGGGCGGAGACCTGCTGCTCACGGGCGCGCGGAGCGATCATTTGCGCGCGCTGCTCTTTAAGCTGACGGAAGCGGGCGTGCACGCGGCCGATACCCCGGAAGGTCTGCGGGTGCGCGGGCGCGCACAGCACCCCATGGAGATTCGCACGATGGCGTATCCGGGCTTTCCAACGGATTTACAGGCGCCGATGATGGTGCTCTGCTGCCAGACGCCGGGGACGTCGGTTTTTCTGGAGACGATCTTTGAAAACCGCTACATGCATGCCGCGGAGCTTGCCCGCATGGGCGCCCGCATCCGGGTGGAGGACCGCGTGGCGATCGTCGAGGGCGTCAAGGCGTTAACCGGCGCGCAGGTGCGCGCGACGGACCTGCGCGCCGGCGCATCGCTTCTATTGGCCGGACTTTGCGCGCAGGGGGAGACGCTTGTGGAGGACGACGGAGGCCACATCGACCGCGGCTATGAACGCATCGAAGAAAAGCTGCGTGCGGTAGGAGCCGACATTAACAGAGTGCGCGAAAAGGCGCCAGGTTATTCGGAATTTTGA
- a CDS encoding DUF6809 family protein has protein sequence MSDILTDLYYGRISPWERHPICSTERREIDRKIEDEKRYFIQKMPLDDCQRFQELENLYTQSSDTEQVDAFSYGFKLGAELMIAIFAESR, from the coding sequence ATGAGCGATATTCTGACCGACCTATACTATGGCCGCATCTCCCCGTGGGAGCGCCACCCCATTTGTAGCACAGAGCGCCGGGAGATTGACCGGAAGATCGAAGATGAAAAGCGGTACTTCATTCAGAAAATGCCCCTTGACGATTGCCAGCGTTTTCAGGAGTTGGAAAACCTTTATACGCAATCCAGCGACACGGAACAGGTCGATGCTTTTTCTTATGGCTTCAAGCTAGGTGCAGAGCTGATGATAGCAATTTTCGCGGAGAGCAGATAA